A stretch of the Flavobacterium sp. 9R genome encodes the following:
- a CDS encoding cupin domain-containing protein translates to MNKTTIIGIALFLIVWGAKAQKGNEVNHFSMDTLKYEKMMDKVERKYAYGSGGMIAYLKLEKGAHIQQHQHPNEQITHILEGKVKVKINDKEYIVKKGDVLIIPPNVPHEFWALENTLDLDIFTPIRMDWINKTENYLTPKK, encoded by the coding sequence ATGAATAAAACAACGATAATCGGAATCGCTCTCTTTCTAATAGTTTGGGGAGCAAAGGCACAAAAAGGCAATGAAGTCAATCATTTTTCGATGGATACTTTGAAGTATGAAAAAATGATGGACAAGGTAGAACGCAAATATGCTTATGGAAGTGGCGGAATGATTGCTTATTTGAAACTTGAAAAAGGAGCTCATATTCAGCAACACCAGCATCCCAATGAACAAATCACTCATATCCTCGAAGGAAAAGTAAAGGTCAAAATAAACGACAAAGAATATATTGTAAAAAAAGGCGATGTTTTAATTATTCCTCCTAATGTTCCGCACGAATTTTGGGCTTTAGAAAATACGTTGGATTTGGATATTTTCACTCCCATACGTATGGATTGGATTAACAAAACCGAAAACTATTTGACTCCTAAAAAATAA
- a CDS encoding polysaccharide deacetylase family protein, producing the protein MKKTSASILCTFISLFFFSNCQKATEEKPTKSYWPNGAQLVISVSMQFETGGQPEGAESPFSGNPLPKGNPDLAADSWYRYGANEGIYRMLDLWKKHDIKVTSHVVGAAAIRYPEVAKAIANQGHEIAAHGIAWDNQWNKNYADELDFVKKGVDTVAAITGQKAVGYNANWLRRSPNTLKVLQELGFLYHIDDLSRDEPFITKVNGKNFVVMPYTLRNNDIVNIEGKKWSADQFLAQLKLEFDQLYAEGATKRRMMSVSLHDRIGGSPAIVKVMDEFITYAKSKPGVVFMRKDAIAKMVQNDPNTPIDNAEAKYNN; encoded by the coding sequence ATGAAAAAAACCTCAGCATCAATACTTTGCACCTTTATTAGCTTATTCTTTTTTTCGAATTGCCAAAAAGCAACAGAAGAAAAGCCTACAAAATCCTATTGGCCTAATGGCGCGCAATTAGTGATCTCGGTGTCCATGCAATTTGAAACAGGCGGCCAACCCGAAGGTGCCGAAAGTCCATTTTCAGGCAATCCGCTTCCCAAAGGAAACCCAGATTTGGCAGCCGATAGTTGGTACCGTTATGGTGCAAATGAAGGTATTTACAGAATGCTCGATTTATGGAAAAAGCACGACATCAAAGTAACCTCGCATGTGGTTGGTGCAGCCGCAATACGATACCCAGAAGTAGCTAAAGCAATTGCCAATCAAGGCCACGAAATTGCCGCACATGGTATTGCTTGGGACAATCAATGGAATAAAAATTATGCCGATGAATTGGATTTTGTAAAAAAAGGAGTTGATACTGTAGCTGCAATCACTGGACAAAAAGCAGTGGGTTACAATGCCAATTGGTTACGCAGAAGTCCTAATACACTCAAAGTATTACAAGAATTAGGCTTTTTATACCACATTGATGATTTAAGTAGAGACGAACCCTTTATTACCAAAGTCAATGGAAAAAACTTTGTCGTGATGCCTTATACCCTGCGCAACAACGACATCGTAAATATTGAAGGCAAAAAATGGAGTGCTGACCAATTCTTAGCACAATTGAAACTAGAATTCGACCAACTCTATGCCGAAGGCGCTACCAAAAGACGCATGATGTCTGTGAGTTTACACGACAGAATTGGCGGAAGTCCAGCCATTGTAAAAGTAATGGACGAATTCATCACTTATGCCAAATCAAAACCAGGTGTAGTCTTTATGCGTAAAGATGCCATTGCCAAAATGGTGCAAAATGACCCTAATACGCCAATTGACAATGCCGAAGCAAAGTACAATAACTAA
- a CDS encoding (deoxy)nucleoside triphosphate pyrophosphohydrolase encodes MINVTCAIIKINNKILVTQRSEQMKLPLKWEFPGGKLEEGENVIECIKREIKEEINIEIEVVRQLSNSIYNYGTFTINLIPFLSEYVSGEIILAEHNDYKLLDKSELLHLDWAEADLPIVEEFLKLEL; translated from the coding sequence ATGATAAATGTAACTTGTGCAATCATTAAGATAAACAACAAAATACTAGTCACTCAAAGAAGTGAACAAATGAAATTGCCTTTAAAATGGGAATTCCCAGGTGGAAAATTGGAAGAAGGTGAAAATGTAATTGAATGCATTAAAAGAGAAATCAAAGAAGAAATCAATATTGAAATTGAAGTTGTAAGACAATTATCAAATAGTATTTATAATTATGGAACTTTTACCATTAATTTGATTCCATTTCTATCAGAATATGTTTCAGGAGAAATTATTTTAGCCGAACATAATGATTATAAACTACTTGATAAATCAGAACTTTTGCATTTAGATTGGGCTGAAGCTGATTTACCGATTGTTGAAGAATTTCTAAAACTGGAACTATGA
- a CDS encoding alkene reductase, translating to MNLPQLFSKYQFGPNELKNRFLMAPMTRSRTSQPGDVPNTLMAEYYAQRASAGIIITEATQVSLQGMGYAKTPGIYSPEQIEGWKLTTQAVHQAGSTIFLQLWHVGRVGSAQVNGLQPLAPSAITAQKTNVYIFDGAPNGDATFVPVDEPKAMTQADIDQAIAEFVQGAKNAIAAGFDGVEIHAANGYLIDQFLRSNSNQRTDAYGGSQENRIRFLMETTTAVAQAIGKEKTGVRLSPFISFKDMNDPEILETIALAAAQLNKLDIAYIHLSEADWDDAPQIPMDFRIQLRNDFKNTIIATGNKTPEEGEQLLAAQLVDLIGFGRNFLTNPDYPQRLLQDAPLNPISDTHTLFGGGSSRGYTDYPFWEQPA from the coding sequence ATGAACTTACCTCAGCTATTTTCAAAATACCAATTCGGACCTAACGAACTCAAAAATCGTTTCCTAATGGCACCGATGACCCGTTCTAGAACCTCACAACCTGGAGACGTTCCAAATACATTGATGGCCGAATACTATGCCCAACGCGCCTCGGCTGGAATTATCATCACCGAAGCCACACAGGTTTCGTTGCAAGGTATGGGCTACGCCAAAACTCCCGGCATTTACTCGCCCGAACAAATCGAAGGCTGGAAATTGACCACCCAAGCCGTGCACCAAGCCGGAAGCACCATTTTCCTCCAATTGTGGCACGTAGGTCGTGTGGGTAGCGCACAAGTCAACGGATTGCAACCCCTCGCTCCTTCGGCAATTACTGCTCAAAAAACCAACGTGTACATTTTTGATGGCGCACCCAATGGCGATGCTACTTTTGTGCCCGTAGACGAACCAAAAGCAATGACCCAAGCCGATATCGACCAAGCGATTGCCGAATTCGTACAAGGCGCCAAAAACGCCATAGCAGCGGGTTTTGATGGCGTTGAAATTCACGCCGCCAATGGCTACCTCATCGACCAGTTTCTCAGAAGCAACAGCAACCAACGCACCGATGCTTATGGCGGAAGCCAAGAAAACCGCATCCGATTCTTGATGGAAACCACCACAGCCGTTGCCCAAGCCATTGGAAAAGAAAAAACAGGCGTTCGCTTGTCACCTTTCATCAGTTTCAAGGACATGAACGACCCCGAAATCCTTGAAACCATTGCCCTAGCCGCCGCCCAACTCAACAAGCTTGACATCGCCTATATCCATTTGTCGGAAGCTGATTGGGACGACGCACCGCAAATTCCAATGGACTTCAGAATCCAACTCCGAAACGATTTCAAAAACACCATCATCGCCACCGGCAACAAAACTCCCGAGGAAGGAGAGCAATTACTAGCCGCACAACTCGTGGACTTAATTGGTTTTGGCCGCAACTTCTTGACCAATCCCGATTATCCCCAACGCCTACTCCAAGACGCCCCACTCAATCCCATCAGCGACACCCACACGCTTTTTGGAGGAGGCAGCAGCCGTGGCTATACCGATTATCCTTTTTGGGAGCAGCCCGCCTAA
- a CDS encoding DEAD/DEAH box helicase, whose translation MNQGLYEELVTKLINYKLNELNKDTFQVKKTSIDKAEAAQLLSQHIGKTIKQAFNLIKGDDILETQIEIANKIILFLKEELKKEEFEDDLIETEGKILKAVFTKVDSHFTDLDLHLKEITPYTRLIHSELFTGGNSGTTLESELRKEILSSDEIDLLVSFIKWKGIRILERELKEFTERGGKLRVITTTYIGATDAKAVEFLSSLKNTEVKISYNTGNERLHAKAYLFQRKTGFHTGYIGSSNFSRSALTDGLEWNLKVTTKEVGHIIDKFKKTFEAYWQNSEFELYDKNIHSVKLVEALKQGKFSKEYTFTTSYFDIKPFHYQSEILEKLEVERSVHNRYRNLVVAATGTGKTVISAFDYKNFRNNNESSKLLFVAHRKEILQQAKATFQGVLKDNNFGDLWVDGLEPNSNEYVFASVQTLNNRLKDIKLSPDYYDFIIVDEVHHISAATYRPIINYFKPKVLLGLTATPERMDGENILEDFCNRIAAEIRLPEALNKKLLCPFQYFGITDSIDLTNVKWEKGKYVASELTSLYTKNDVRVGQIISNLEKYTNDLNDVRAIGFCVTQEHALFMTEKFNLAGIKAECLTSKNSNEREKIRAQFKKNEFNYLFVVDIFNEGVDIPEIDTVLFLRPTESLTVFLQQLGRGLRLAEGKDCLTVLDFVGNSRPEYDFESKFRALIGKTTTSVQKEIEDDFPHLPLGCSIILEKKAKETILENIKRATSLNVNQLIAKIRNFQHQTTLPLTLENFISLNHLSIETIYKKDSWSRLCQKAGVIDDFEPINEKQIYSAIGKKWLSTNSTSYFNFILQIAKQNFNIRISDFSENEKTMLLMLHYDVWQNAGGFDSLEKSINQIGKNKTLVKEIIEVLELLMDKIGFKEIDIKLPYEQPLKLHARYTRDQILVAFGLSTFDKKSSNREGAAFNARLNTEILFINLIKSEENFSPTTMYDDYAISETLFHWQSHNAYGPETPKGQSYINHLEINKKILLFVREKANDENGNTLGYVFIGEANFIETEGSKPMSIKWELHEPMPNYLWKESAKMSVG comes from the coding sequence ATGAACCAAGGATTGTATGAAGAATTAGTTACTAAACTGATAAATTATAAATTAAACGAATTAAACAAAGATACTTTTCAGGTAAAGAAAACTTCAATTGACAAAGCAGAAGCTGCTCAATTATTATCTCAACATATCGGCAAAACTATAAAGCAAGCTTTTAATTTAATTAAAGGTGACGACATACTTGAAACTCAAATTGAAATCGCCAATAAAATCATTTTATTTTTAAAAGAAGAATTAAAGAAAGAAGAGTTTGAGGATGATTTGATAGAAACTGAAGGAAAAATACTGAAAGCTGTATTTACCAAAGTTGACAGTCATTTTACAGACTTAGATTTACACCTAAAAGAAATTACACCTTACACAAGATTAATTCATAGTGAACTTTTTACAGGTGGTAATTCAGGTACAACTTTAGAAAGTGAATTAAGAAAAGAAATTTTATCATCGGATGAAATTGATTTACTAGTTTCATTCATTAAATGGAAAGGAATTAGAATTCTTGAAAGAGAACTAAAAGAATTTACTGAAAGAGGTGGCAAACTGAGAGTAATCACAACTACTTATATTGGAGCAACGGACGCAAAAGCAGTGGAGTTTTTATCCTCATTAAAAAATACAGAAGTCAAAATTTCTTACAACACAGGAAATGAACGATTACATGCGAAAGCGTATTTGTTTCAAAGAAAAACGGGTTTCCATACTGGCTATATTGGCTCATCCAACTTTTCTCGTTCTGCTTTGACAGATGGATTAGAATGGAATTTAAAAGTAACCACCAAAGAAGTTGGTCATATTATTGACAAGTTCAAGAAAACATTCGAAGCTTATTGGCAAAATTCTGAGTTTGAATTATATGATAAAAATATTCATTCTGTAAAATTAGTCGAAGCTTTAAAACAAGGGAAATTTTCAAAGGAATATACTTTTACAACCTCTTATTTTGATATCAAACCTTTTCATTATCAAAGTGAAATACTTGAAAAATTAGAAGTGGAAAGGTCAGTACACAATAGATATAGAAATCTTGTAGTTGCTGCAACAGGGACAGGAAAAACAGTCATTTCTGCTTTTGATTATAAAAATTTCAGAAACAATAATGAATCATCAAAATTACTTTTTGTCGCTCATAGAAAAGAAATTTTGCAGCAAGCAAAAGCTACTTTTCAAGGAGTTTTAAAAGACAATAATTTCGGCGATTTATGGGTTGACGGATTGGAACCCAATTCAAATGAATATGTTTTTGCTTCGGTTCAAACTTTGAATAATAGACTTAAAGACATCAAACTTTCACCTGATTATTATGATTTTATAATAGTTGATGAAGTGCATCATATTTCAGCAGCAACCTATCGACCTATAATTAATTACTTCAAGCCAAAAGTGCTGTTAGGATTAACAGCTACTCCTGAAAGAATGGATGGTGAAAATATTTTGGAGGATTTTTGCAATCGCATTGCTGCTGAAATTAGACTTCCAGAAGCACTAAACAAAAAATTATTATGTCCGTTTCAATATTTTGGAATAACAGATAGTATTGACTTAACGAACGTTAAATGGGAAAAAGGCAAGTATGTTGCCAGTGAGTTGACCAGTTTATACACAAAAAACGATGTGAGAGTTGGACAAATAATTTCAAATCTTGAAAAATATACAAACGACCTAAATGATGTCAGAGCTATTGGATTTTGTGTTACTCAAGAGCATGCTCTTTTTATGACAGAAAAGTTCAATTTAGCGGGAATAAAAGCTGAATGTTTAACGAGTAAAAATTCAAATGAAAGAGAAAAAATTCGGGCACAATTCAAGAAAAATGAATTCAATTACTTATTTGTAGTTGATATTTTCAATGAAGGTGTTGATATTCCAGAAATTGATACCGTATTATTTTTAAGACCAACTGAAAGTTTAACGGTTTTTCTTCAACAATTAGGACGTGGTTTGCGTTTAGCAGAAGGAAAAGATTGTTTGACTGTTTTAGATTTCGTAGGTAACTCAAGACCTGAATATGATTTTGAAAGTAAATTTAGAGCTCTTATCGGCAAAACAACGACATCTGTTCAAAAGGAAATTGAAGATGATTTTCCTCATTTACCATTAGGATGTTCAATCATTTTAGAAAAGAAAGCAAAAGAAACTATTTTAGAAAATATCAAAAGAGCAACATCTTTAAATGTAAATCAGTTGATAGCAAAGATTAGAAATTTCCAACATCAAACCACCTTGCCATTAACATTAGAAAATTTCATTAGTTTAAATCATTTGTCAATCGAAACAATTTACAAAAAAGACAGTTGGTCAAGATTATGTCAAAAAGCAGGAGTGATTGATGATTTTGAACCAATTAATGAAAAGCAAATTTATTCAGCCATTGGTAAAAAGTGGTTGTCTACAAATTCCACAAGTTATTTCAATTTCATCTTACAAATAGCAAAGCAAAATTTCAACATTAGAATCAGTGATTTTAGTGAAAATGAAAAAACAATGCTGTTAATGCTTCATTACGATGTTTGGCAAAATGCTGGAGGTTTTGATTCGTTAGAAAAAAGTATAAATCAAATTGGAAAAAACAAAACTCTTGTTAAGGAAATTATTGAAGTATTAGAACTATTAATGGATAAAATTGGTTTTAAAGAAATTGATATTAAACTTCCTTACGAACAACCTTTGAAATTGCATGCCCGATATACAAGAGACCAAATATTAGTTGCTTTTGGGTTAAGTACTTTTGATAAAAAATCCTCTAATAGAGAAGGTGCGGCTTTTAACGCAAGATTAAATACAGAAATTCTTTTCATCAACTTGATAAAATCAGAAGAAAATTTCTCTCCAACCACTATGTATGATGATTACGCTATCAGTGAAACATTATTTCATTGGCAATCTCATAATGCCTATGGTCCAGAAACTCCAAAAGGACAATCTTACATAAATCATCTTGAAATCAATAAAAAAATTCTTCTTTTTGTTAGAGAAAAAGCAAACGACGAAAACGGAAATACCCTTGGTTATGTTTTTATTGGTGAAGCAAATTTCATAGAGACAGAAGGTTCAAAACCGATGAGTATTAAATGGGAGCTACATGAACCAATGCCAAATTATTTATGGAAAGAATCAGCTAAAATGTCTGTAGGATAA
- a CDS encoding NAD(P)H-dependent oxidoreductase, translating into MNKQEILSAFQFRHACKEFDTNKIIPKDDFDFILETARLSPSSFGFEPWHFVVVQDKNLRELLKQNAWGAPKKLETASHFVLGLTMKAPLTKWDSEYIANFMKEVQQLPEETIKGKGKFYEDFQKSDFDLNNERHLFDWATKQNYIALGNMMTAAAMIGIDSCPIEGFNQKISEAILAEHFGIDTTQYGLAYMVAFGYRVIDPRPKTRRTIEEVVTWK; encoded by the coding sequence ATGAACAAACAAGAAATACTGTCCGCTTTTCAATTCCGTCACGCTTGCAAAGAATTTGATACCAACAAAATCATTCCCAAAGACGATTTTGATTTTATTTTAGAAACCGCTCGTTTATCGCCTAGTTCCTTTGGATTTGAACCTTGGCATTTTGTGGTGGTACAAGACAAAAACTTGAGAGAGCTACTGAAACAAAATGCTTGGGGCGCTCCTAAAAAATTAGAAACAGCAAGTCATTTTGTATTGGGATTAACTATGAAAGCGCCTTTGACCAAATGGGATAGCGAATACATTGCAAATTTTATGAAAGAAGTGCAGCAACTTCCAGAAGAAACCATAAAAGGCAAAGGAAAATTCTATGAAGACTTTCAAAAATCAGATTTTGACCTCAACAACGAACGCCACTTATTCGACTGGGCCACCAAACAAAACTATATCGCGTTGGGTAATATGATGACAGCCGCTGCCATGATTGGCATTGACTCCTGCCCTATCGAAGGCTTCAACCAAAAAATATCCGAAGCCATCCTAGCCGAACATTTTGGCATCGACACCACCCAATACGGCTTGGCTTATATGGTCGCTTTTGGCTACCGAGTAATCGACCCTCGACCAAAAACCAGAAGAACTATCGAAGAAGTCGTAACGTGGAAATAG